Proteins found in one bacterium genomic segment:
- a CDS encoding COX15/CtaA family protein → MTRSAARKLASWLLFLCILSSVLILWGGVVRLSGSGLSIPDWPIINGSLLPPMTESGWQAVYQTYAQEVARSSGQYNVQDLGLSTFKTMFAIEYMHRLLAALVVIGFLIVLVKAIRQKGVWPGVRGLLVPAAVILFVQAGLGGIVVKSDLQAAMVAAHLGTAFVFLGVLLWATLRLSIDPLTAPVERKRLRRLSWITTGTAYLQILFGGLMAGTGAGLILNTWPSMGGFLIPPGHLLWADWFQPGILNVVQNQVFIQFVHRWLAWVVAAHVVALIIRGAKVPLSARGRIALRGAATILALQMLLGIGTLMMKAPFWMSLAHLATGLTLFVILLMITHEAAYSPSATD, encoded by the coding sequence GTGACCAGGAGTGCGGCGCGGAAATTAGCGTCGTGGCTGCTGTTTCTGTGTATTCTTTCCTCCGTGCTGATTCTGTGGGGCGGAGTGGTCCGGCTATCGGGATCGGGACTGTCGATTCCGGATTGGCCGATTATCAACGGCAGTCTCTTGCCGCCCATGACGGAGAGCGGCTGGCAGGCCGTGTATCAGACCTATGCTCAGGAAGTGGCGCGGTCCAGCGGGCAGTACAACGTGCAAGATCTGGGACTGAGCACGTTCAAGACGATGTTTGCCATCGAGTATATGCATCGCCTGCTGGCGGCACTGGTGGTCATTGGCTTTCTGATTGTCTTAGTAAAGGCCATTCGGCAAAAGGGCGTTTGGCCCGGAGTGCGGGGACTCCTGGTTCCGGCGGCGGTGATTTTGTTTGTGCAGGCGGGGCTCGGCGGGATTGTGGTCAAGAGCGATTTGCAGGCGGCGATGGTGGCCGCGCACCTCGGAACGGCCTTTGTGTTCTTGGGAGTTTTGCTGTGGGCGACGCTGCGGTTGTCGATAGATCCGCTGACGGCGCCGGTGGAGCGCAAGCGGCTGCGGCGTCTTTCGTGGATCACCACGGGCACGGCGTATTTGCAGATTTTGTTCGGTGGATTGATGGCGGGGACGGGGGCGGGTTTGATTCTGAACACGTGGCCGAGCATGGGCGGGTTTTTGATTCCGCCGGGACATCTGCTGTGGGCGGACTGGTTTCAGCCGGGAATTTTGAACGTGGTGCAGAACCAGGTATTTATCCAGTTTGTGCATCGCTGGCTGGCGTGGGTCGTGGCGGCGCATGTGGTGGCGCTGATTATTCGCGGCGCGAAGGTGCCTTTGAGCGCGCGCGGGCGGATTGCTTTGCGCGGCGCGGCGACGATCCTGGCGTTGCAGATGCTGCTCGGCATTGGCACTCTGATGATGAAGGCGCCCTTCTGGATGTCACTGGCGCATCTGGCTACGGGACTAACTCTATTTGTAATACTACTGATGATCACACATGAAGCAGCATATTCTCCCTCAGCAACTGATTGA
- a CDS encoding c-type cytochrome, translating to MSRPPTKTSLFYYVIVLIAAAVIAVVVFLRNFHAGEEAGSLAPPPAEGTTGAAKTVDERALAQNTKLAGPGKALFETNCASCHGPNGNGDGPRAASLSPKPRNYHSEKFKFGNDIVSIHNTIMKGSPGTSMPSFALLPLEDTWAIAHYVYTLIPNPPPITDQQLAQVPGGATGGAATPSASSAGTTPPQAGAPGTPPPAQNKNQTKTPAPADTVRIPIEVAMRQMTVNAVPVAGTQASAPSASAGAAIYGARCAGCHGDNGEGKRARVISVAPYRYEVTGDLTISTAPWTHDRNKFAQLVVQGLPGRIMPGQATLTSAQIDDLFSFVRSLVKTR from the coding sequence ATGAGCCGCCCGCCGACGAAGACCAGTCTCTTCTATTATGTGATCGTGCTGATTGCCGCGGCGGTGATTGCGGTGGTGGTCTTTCTGCGCAATTTCCATGCGGGGGAAGAGGCTGGCAGCCTGGCGCCGCCTCCGGCGGAAGGGACCACGGGAGCGGCAAAAACGGTGGACGAGCGGGCGCTGGCACAGAACACCAAGCTGGCCGGGCCGGGCAAGGCGCTGTTTGAGACCAACTGCGCAAGCTGTCACGGGCCGAATGGAAATGGTGACGGACCGCGTGCGGCCAGTCTCAGCCCCAAGCCGCGCAACTATCATTCGGAGAAGTTCAAGTTCGGCAACGACATCGTGTCCATTCACAACACGATTATGAAGGGCTCGCCGGGCACGTCGATGCCATCCTTTGCGCTGCTGCCCTTGGAAGACACGTGGGCGATTGCACATTATGTTTACACCCTGATTCCGAATCCGCCGCCGATCACGGATCAGCAATTGGCGCAGGTTCCGGGCGGGGCTACGGGAGGAGCAGCGACGCCTTCTGCTTCGTCAGCGGGCACAACTCCTCCACAGGCAGGCGCGCCGGGCACTCCGCCTCCGGCACAGAATAAGAATCAGACCAAAACTCCCGCCCCTGCGGACACGGTGAGGATTCCGATTGAGGTGGCGATGCGACAGATGACGGTGAACGCAGTCCCTGTTGCGGGAACGCAAGCCTCCGCCCCATCGGCCTCGGCGGGTGCGGCGATTTATGGGGCGCGGTGTGCGGGATGCCACGGAGACAATGGCGAAGGCAAGCGGGCACGGGTGATCAGTGTGGCTCCGTATCGTTATGAGGTGACGGGGGATTTGACGATTTCAACCGCTCCGTGGACACATGACAGAAACAAATTCGCGCAGCTTGTCGTTCAAGGATTGCCGGGCAGGATTATGCCCGGACAGGCCACATTGACGTCAGCCCAGATTGACGACCTATTTTCCTTCGTCCGCAGCTTGGTCAAGACTCGCTGA
- a CDS encoding heme o synthase, with protein MKQHILPQQLIESNPGMAFSLRALLTKLLDLAQLTKPEIMLLVVLTGATAVVMEGSLLHEPLKFAAIILGLELAGGSANALNQYFEREIDARMSRTRRKRPLPLGKVTPNEALAFALTIGISSVAIFGLMFNWLAAGLAAATILFYSLYYTLWLKPRTHLNIVIGGAAGAMAPIIAWAAATGEVSVTAWLLFGIIFLWTPPHFWSLALCLKRDYETVRMPMLPVVKGDDETRKQIFIYTLWLLALSLGLMWLGAGGFYLVSALGLGGTFAWKAFRIWRQGEAAEAWGLFKYSIVYLMSLFVALMVDKAIG; from the coding sequence ATGAAGCAGCATATTCTCCCTCAGCAACTGATTGAATCGAATCCCGGCATGGCCTTCTCGCTGCGGGCCCTGCTGACGAAACTGCTGGATCTGGCGCAGCTCACCAAGCCGGAAATCATGCTGCTGGTGGTGCTGACCGGGGCAACGGCGGTGGTGATGGAAGGAAGTCTGTTGCACGAACCGTTGAAGTTCGCGGCGATCATTTTGGGGCTGGAGCTTGCAGGCGGTTCGGCCAACGCTCTGAACCAGTACTTCGAACGGGAGATCGACGCCCGGATGAGCCGTACGCGGCGCAAGCGACCGCTGCCGCTGGGCAAGGTGACGCCGAATGAAGCGTTAGCCTTTGCGTTGACGATCGGCATTTCTTCCGTGGCGATCTTCGGGCTGATGTTCAACTGGCTCGCGGCGGGACTGGCGGCGGCGACCATTCTCTTCTACAGCCTCTATTACACACTCTGGCTGAAGCCGCGCACCCATTTGAATATCGTGATCGGCGGAGCGGCGGGAGCCATGGCGCCGATTATTGCATGGGCAGCGGCGACGGGAGAGGTGAGCGTGACGGCTTGGCTGCTGTTCGGAATCATCTTCTTGTGGACTCCACCACATTTCTGGTCGCTGGCACTGTGTTTGAAACGCGATTATGAGACGGTGCGGATGCCGATGCTGCCGGTGGTGAAGGGCGATGACGAAACCCGCAAACAAATTTTCATCTACACGCTGTGGCTGCTGGCCCTGAGCCTTGGGCTGATGTGGCTGGGCGCGGGAGGATTCTACCTTGTATCGGCACTGGGACTCGGCGGCACCTTTGCCTGGAAAGCCTTCCGCATCTGGCGGCAGGGCGAGGCGGCTGAGGCCTGGGGTCTGTTCAAGTATTCGATTGTCTACCTGATGTCGCTGTTTGTGGCGCTGATGGTGGACAAGGCTATAGGATAG
- a CDS encoding cytochrome c yields the protein MWKCSLLILLAMLAVSCKTKSFTQLEYMPDMYRQMSVQAQEYDPATPNGEGMRPPVAGTVPRGYDPYTIAIMDTVAANALSNPLMPTADVMAAGKKYFNTYCIVCHGARGDGRGYIVPKFTMPPILYSDKVMAWPDGRIYHTITMGQGLMPSYATQIPAEQRWAIVYYVRALQKAAHPTAQDLQAARQSTITLDSDLPDTGKAEPWPKK from the coding sequence ATGTGGAAGTGTAGCCTGCTCATTCTGCTGGCCATGCTGGCGGTTTCCTGCAAGACCAAGTCGTTTACGCAGCTCGAATATATGCCCGACATGTACCGGCAGATGTCGGTGCAGGCGCAGGAGTACGATCCGGCGACGCCGAACGGCGAGGGGATGCGGCCGCCGGTGGCGGGCACTGTGCCGCGCGGCTATGATCCGTATACCATTGCGATCATGGATACTGTGGCGGCCAACGCGCTGTCCAATCCTTTAATGCCGACGGCGGATGTGATGGCGGCGGGAAAGAAGTATTTCAACACGTATTGCATTGTCTGCCACGGTGCGCGGGGCGACGGGCGGGGATATATCGTTCCCAAGTTCACCATGCCGCCGATTCTGTACAGCGACAAGGTGATGGCGTGGCCGGACGGGCGGATCTATCACACGATCACGATGGGCCAAGGTTTAATGCCGAGTTATGCGACACAGATTCCGGCGGAGCAGCGCTGGGCCATTGTCTACTATGTGCGCGCATTGCAGAAGGCGGCCCATCCGACGGCTCAGGATTTGCAGGCCGCGCGGCAGAGCACGATTACACTGGACAGCGATCTGCCGGATACGGGCAAAGCGGAGCCGTGGCCGAAGAAATAA
- the ctaD gene encoding cytochrome c oxidase subunit I yields MSAVVSEPLPVPRSRRGLLDWLASTDHKDIGIMYLWYVVLMVIVAGLFAGLLRLQLSSANAKFLHPEMYNQIMSMHGTLMIFFVMIPAMTGFGNYFVPLLIGARDMAFPRLNAFSFWLLIPAGVLAFAAFFVQGGAMAAGWTAYQPLSSHQFSGTPGVDMWILAVQLGSLASILGSINFIVTIHNMRAPGMKMMQMPLFVWTWEVNAAMILIASPVLAGVLLMSLLDRHFGTGFFQPALGGDPLLYQHLFWFYSHPAVYIMILPGFGAISQVVAAFSGKKLFGYKGMVFATVGIGFIGFLVWGHHMFVTGMAPGLRMFFAFMSMLIAVPTGIKVFSWLATMWGGKLRFTTAMLFAMGFVSLFVMGGISGIFLANVPVDVQMEDTYFVVGHIHYVLFGGSLMALIAATFFWFPKMTGKMMSEKLGKWTFWLTYIGMNVTFLPMHWLGIMGMPRRVYTYRPEFEPLNRLESYGYLLILAAGVLFVINLIRSLRKGARAGNDPWGAEAVQGTFEWRTSSPPPKENFEELPEVEGQRIETARG; encoded by the coding sequence ATGAGTGCCGTTGTATCCGAACCTTTGCCGGTTCCACGTTCTCGCCGGGGGCTCCTGGACTGGCTGGCCTCGACCGATCACAAGGACATCGGCATCATGTACCTGTGGTATGTGGTGCTGATGGTGATTGTGGCCGGCCTGTTTGCGGGGCTTTTGCGGCTGCAATTGTCCTCGGCGAACGCGAAGTTTCTGCATCCGGAGATGTACAATCAGATCATGTCGATGCACGGGACGCTGATGATCTTTTTTGTGATGATTCCGGCGATGACGGGCTTCGGCAATTACTTTGTGCCGCTGCTGATCGGCGCACGCGATATGGCGTTTCCGAGACTCAACGCGTTCAGTTTCTGGCTGCTGATTCCCGCGGGCGTGCTGGCTTTTGCCGCGTTTTTCGTGCAGGGGGGCGCGATGGCGGCGGGCTGGACGGCCTATCAGCCGCTATCCTCTCATCAGTTCAGCGGAACTCCGGGCGTGGATATGTGGATTCTGGCGGTACAGCTCGGCAGCTTAGCGTCCATTCTCGGCTCCATCAACTTCATTGTGACGATCCACAACATGCGGGCACCGGGCATGAAGATGATGCAGATGCCGCTGTTCGTGTGGACGTGGGAAGTCAACGCGGCGATGATTTTGATCGCCTCGCCGGTGCTGGCGGGCGTGCTGCTGATGTCGCTCTTAGACCGGCACTTCGGTACCGGATTTTTCCAACCGGCACTGGGCGGCGACCCGTTGCTGTATCAGCATCTGTTCTGGTTCTATTCCCATCCGGCGGTGTACATTATGATTCTGCCGGGATTCGGCGCCATCAGTCAGGTGGTGGCGGCATTTTCGGGCAAGAAGCTGTTCGGCTACAAGGGAATGGTCTTCGCCACGGTGGGCATCGGGTTCATTGGCTTCCTGGTGTGGGGCCATCATATGTTCGTGACCGGTATGGCCCCCGGGCTGAGGATGTTTTTCGCCTTTATGAGTATGTTGATTGCCGTGCCGACGGGAATCAAAGTCTTCTCGTGGCTGGCGACGATGTGGGGCGGTAAGCTCCGCTTCACCACGGCGATGCTGTTTGCGATGGGCTTCGTGTCGCTGTTTGTGATGGGCGGGATCAGCGGCATTTTCCTGGCCAACGTGCCGGTGGACGTGCAGATGGAAGACACCTATTTTGTGGTGGGGCATATTCACTATGTCCTTTTCGGCGGCTCGCTGATGGCACTGATCGCGGCGACCTTTTTCTGGTTTCCCAAGATGACCGGCAAAATGATGTCGGAAAAGCTCGGGAAGTGGACCTTCTGGCTGACCTACATCGGGATGAATGTCACGTTTCTGCCGATGCACTGGCTGGGGATTATGGGTATGCCGCGGCGTGTATACACCTACCGTCCCGAATTCGAGCCACTGAACAGGCTGGAGTCTTATGGCTATCTGCTGATTCTGGCGGCGGGGGTGCTGTTTGTGATTAATCTGATCCGCTCGCTGCGCAAGGGCGCTCGGGCGGGCAATGACCCGTGGGGCGCGGAAGCGGTGCAAGGAACCTTCGAATGGCGCACCTCCAGCCCGCCGCCCAAGGAAAATTTCGAAGAGTTGCCGGAAGTGGAAGGACAACGGATTGAAACGGCACGAGGCTGA
- a CDS encoding cytochrome c oxidase assembly protein yields the protein MLVIVPFLLAMFGFAFAQVPLFRMVCQKLGFAISPLSNVKESSNGREIEVLFTGVVAGKLPVYFRPKYAIQTVKAGQRFNNEYHFVNMSDDSVYFRPVHSVLPEDAAKKFTMMKCFCFDDQALGPREEKVFPVISVISADLDSSVQQVTINYTLFEKKREDMQTGRKVPNVAEATK from the coding sequence TTGCTGGTAATTGTGCCGTTTCTATTGGCGATGTTCGGCTTTGCCTTTGCGCAGGTGCCTTTGTTCCGCATGGTGTGCCAGAAGCTGGGGTTTGCCATCTCGCCGCTGTCCAACGTGAAGGAAAGCAGTAACGGGCGCGAGATTGAAGTCCTGTTTACGGGTGTGGTGGCGGGCAAGCTGCCGGTCTATTTCCGTCCGAAGTACGCCATTCAGACGGTGAAGGCCGGGCAGCGGTTCAACAACGAATATCACTTTGTCAATATGTCGGACGACAGCGTGTACTTCCGTCCCGTGCATTCGGTGCTGCCGGAGGACGCGGCCAAGAAGTTCACGATGATGAAATGCTTCTGCTTCGACGATCAGGCTCTCGGACCGCGCGAAGAAAAGGTCTTTCCGGTGATTTCGGTGATCTCCGCCGATTTGGATTCTTCGGTGCAACAGGTGACCATCAACTACACGCTGTTCGAAAAGAAACGCGAAGACATGCAGACAGGGCGGAAAGTTCCCAATGTGGCCGAGGCTACGAAGTGA
- a CDS encoding CHRD domain-containing protein, translated as MRIRNLLLLAILTCALSLPALASRFFTAHLTGSQETPPNASPAAGNATFFLDDTGDSLHFNLAWSGLTGTFTATHIHHAPPGVPGAIVFSLVPFVQGNTAIGAWAIPESSKTDLRAGNLYVNVHSSVFPAGEIRGQILSGADTAQFENDEVGRGYCIHLQSDTSAPSVIRLIGVRSGQRPVVTIRLGCLFNGTPCDTVNDEGGGIDTSCTPATQFVLSPDWVFADSVFTRTITGDGCVCVTLDQILPVEFGRLTAEVEGNSVALNWNTASESNLNYFEVSRNVVGHDQAILLGRVNASNTPTGSTYRYLDEHAIAGVTYRYTLSVVDMSGASTTLASVNATPGGSATEVTSYALYPNYPNPFNPSTQINFDLKENGTVMLTVYDLLGRHVADLVNAAMAAGHHSVAFAGASLPSGVYVYRLEVNGFTDQKKMVLLK; from the coding sequence ATGCGTATCAGGAACCTGCTTTTGCTCGCCATTTTGACGTGCGCACTTTCGCTCCCGGCACTGGCCTCGCGGTTCTTCACCGCCCATCTAACCGGCTCGCAGGAAACACCGCCCAACGCCTCACCGGCCGCGGGCAACGCAACATTCTTTCTGGATGACACGGGCGACAGCCTCCATTTCAATTTGGCTTGGAGCGGGCTTACGGGTACGTTCACGGCGACACACATTCACCATGCCCCTCCGGGTGTGCCCGGGGCAATCGTCTTCAGCTTGGTTCCATTTGTTCAGGGCAACACTGCCATCGGTGCATGGGCTATTCCCGAGTCCAGCAAAACGGACCTCCGCGCGGGTAATCTCTATGTCAATGTGCATTCTTCCGTGTTCCCCGCCGGAGAGATTCGTGGCCAAATTCTGTCCGGCGCCGACACGGCTCAGTTCGAGAACGATGAAGTTGGACGGGGATACTGCATCCACCTGCAATCTGATACCTCGGCCCCGTCGGTCATTCGCCTGATCGGTGTGAGAAGTGGACAGCGTCCGGTGGTTACGATCCGTCTTGGCTGTCTGTTCAACGGCACGCCCTGTGATACGGTCAACGATGAAGGCGGCGGCATCGATACCAGTTGCACCCCTGCCACCCAGTTTGTGCTCTCGCCCGATTGGGTCTTCGCCGACAGCGTCTTTACGCGGACCATAACCGGTGACGGCTGTGTCTGTGTCACCCTTGACCAGATCCTGCCCGTGGAGTTCGGGCGTCTGACTGCGGAGGTAGAGGGCAACTCGGTGGCCCTGAACTGGAATACCGCATCGGAAAGCAACCTGAACTACTTCGAGGTCTCGCGGAATGTCGTCGGCCACGATCAGGCTATTCTGCTCGGCCGGGTCAACGCCAGCAACACGCCGACAGGAAGCACTTACCGTTACCTCGATGAACATGCCATTGCCGGTGTCACCTATCGCTACACCTTAAGCGTCGTGGATATGTCCGGGGCAAGCACCACACTGGCGAGTGTGAATGCCACTCCCGGCGGAAGCGCCACAGAGGTCACCAGCTATGCCCTCTATCCGAACTACCCCAATCCCTTCAACCCGTCGACCCAGATCAACTTCGATCTGAAGGAAAACGGCACGGTGATGCTCACCGTGTACGATTTGCTGGGCCGCCACGTGGCCGATCTGGTCAACGCTGCCATGGCGGCGGGGCATCATTCGGTGGCTTTCGCCGGCGCCAGCCTGCCCAGCGGCGTCTATGTCTATCGTCTCGAGGTTAACGGCTTCACAGACCAGAAGAAGATGGTGCTTCTGAAGTAA
- a CDS encoding cytochrome c oxidase subunit 3 — protein sequence MAMSSVSADKGDQGSAHVTPPSLWPFALAIALGFLALGLLMELWAGSWGTGLLVFSGLATVICLMGWANHMIGEMEHIPNVMQEDRGLRMGVLLFLASESAIFGALFAHHYYARFHAAQWPPQGAPKLATHLPAIATLILMFSSATMQWAHTALLRDKRRAASWLVLLTIVLGVVFLGFQGYDWGFLKVYDKFTQTSGTYGTSFYSMTGFHGLHVTVGLIFLMLVWIRLRLGHFDPKRHFSFIAATWYWHFVDLIWIFLFFTIYLF from the coding sequence ATGGCGATGTCTTCGGTTTCAGCCGATAAGGGCGATCAGGGGAGCGCCCATGTGACTCCGCCGAGTCTCTGGCCGTTCGCACTGGCAATCGCCTTAGGATTTCTGGCGCTTGGGCTGCTGATGGAATTGTGGGCCGGGTCCTGGGGCACGGGACTGCTCGTCTTCTCGGGACTGGCGACGGTGATCTGCCTGATGGGCTGGGCGAATCACATGATCGGCGAGATGGAGCATATTCCCAATGTAATGCAGGAGGATCGCGGCCTGCGCATGGGGGTGCTGCTCTTTCTGGCATCGGAATCGGCGATCTTTGGAGCGCTGTTTGCGCACCATTACTACGCGCGGTTTCACGCGGCGCAGTGGCCGCCCCAGGGCGCGCCCAAGTTGGCGACGCATCTGCCGGCGATAGCTACGCTGATCCTGATGTTCAGCTCCGCCACGATGCAGTGGGCACATACGGCCTTGTTGCGCGACAAGCGCCGCGCGGCGAGCTGGCTGGTGCTGCTCACCATTGTGCTGGGCGTCGTCTTCTTAGGCTTTCAGGGATATGATTGGGGCTTTTTGAAAGTCTACGACAAGTTTACCCAGACCAGCGGCACGTATGGAACATCCTTCTACTCGATGACCGGGTTCCACGGGCTGCATGTGACCGTGGGGCTGATTTTTCTCATGCTAGTATGGATCCGGCTGCGGCTGGGGCATTTTGATCCGAAGCGGCATTTCAGCTTCATCGCCGCGACGTGGTACTGGCATTTCGTCGATCTGATTTGGATCTTTCTCTTCTTTACGATCTATCTATTTTGA
- a CDS encoding T9SS type A sorting domain-containing protein: MKSTTKLCTAAGLWIGALVVCLWATTALAQPAFVDVAPELGLNQTGSCGGVFWYDYDGDGDLDLLRTHRFFEPSMLFRNDGDHFTGLTDIGLPSDADAGTCVPMDFDHDGDYDVYIDCYSSHIRLLVNENGTYVNRTEELGITPRYGGTRPTWLDINHDGWMDLMLEFSDSWALYLNNGNNHFTDVTARSQLPNLDWGAFFIESDINLDHNIDLYTTTIGGANHLYINVGDGVFRDSTAAAGLAGIPSDFGCAWVDFDDDKYPDLLTPGTNYHSIWHNNHDGTFTEMTVHGTTTGSWGGFPYGARYAVADYDMDGDMDFYAARPGGCGDGQAANQFFRMDSLNGMDIYFTDIAPELGMDFAADGFPLWADYDRDGDLDLYLAQQDLPDRLFRNDLIHHSNRLEVNVLGPNGEKDRWHTRVEVYPHSGSTLLKVSELNYSNVARDGFNNYFVLNEDGHYDLRIYFASGAVMTPEEYPQLSDVVPSQINHLLTVYQGQLSAEPAAKPAQNFMLDAAYPNPFNASTNIRYSLPAAGYVRLAVYDVLGRHIADLVNSSVSAGEHRAMWNPVNVASGVYVVRLQAADQIAQQKVLLLK, from the coding sequence ATGAAAAGCACTACTAAGCTATGCACTGCGGCAGGGCTCTGGATCGGCGCATTGGTCGTGTGTTTGTGGGCGACAACCGCACTGGCCCAGCCGGCCTTTGTGGACGTGGCTCCGGAACTGGGGTTGAATCAGACCGGGTCGTGCGGAGGAGTATTCTGGTATGATTATGACGGCGATGGAGACTTGGACCTCCTGCGAACCCATCGTTTTTTTGAACCCAGCATGTTATTTCGTAACGACGGCGATCATTTTACCGGACTGACGGATATTGGTCTGCCTTCAGACGCGGATGCCGGAACTTGCGTGCCGATGGACTTCGATCACGACGGCGACTACGATGTGTATATTGACTGCTACAGTTCGCACATCCGTCTGCTGGTCAATGAAAACGGCACTTATGTGAATCGCACAGAAGAACTGGGGATCACACCCCGTTACGGCGGAACCCGTCCCACCTGGCTGGATATCAACCATGATGGATGGATGGATCTGATGCTGGAGTTCAGTGATTCCTGGGCTTTGTATCTGAATAACGGGAATAATCACTTTACGGATGTCACAGCAAGGTCGCAGTTGCCGAATCTTGATTGGGGCGCATTCTTCATCGAGAGCGACATCAACCTGGACCACAATATTGACCTGTATACCACGACGATTGGTGGGGCCAATCACCTGTACATAAACGTGGGCGACGGAGTCTTTCGGGATTCAACCGCAGCCGCCGGGTTGGCCGGGATACCTTCGGACTTCGGCTGCGCTTGGGTAGACTTTGACGATGACAAGTATCCTGATCTCTTGACTCCCGGCACCAATTATCACAGCATCTGGCACAACAACCACGACGGAACCTTTACCGAAATGACGGTGCACGGCACGACGACCGGCAGTTGGGGAGGCTTCCCGTACGGAGCACGGTATGCCGTGGCGGACTATGACATGGACGGAGACATGGACTTCTATGCCGCGCGTCCGGGCGGCTGTGGAGATGGTCAGGCGGCAAATCAATTTTTCCGGATGGACAGCCTGAATGGTATGGATATTTACTTCACGGATATTGCGCCGGAACTCGGGATGGATTTTGCCGCAGATGGCTTTCCTCTGTGGGCGGATTACGATAGGGACGGGGACCTTGATCTCTATCTCGCTCAGCAGGACCTGCCTGACCGGTTGTTCCGCAACGACCTGATCCATCATTCCAATCGGCTGGAAGTGAATGTTCTTGGCCCAAACGGGGAGAAGGACCGCTGGCACACGCGTGTCGAAGTCTATCCGCACAGCGGGTCTACCCTTTTGAAGGTGTCTGAACTCAATTACTCCAACGTGGCTCGGGACGGGTTCAACAACTATTTCGTGCTGAATGAGGATGGGCACTACGATTTGCGGATTTACTTCGCAAGCGGCGCCGTAATGACTCCCGAAGAGTATCCGCAGCTCTCCGATGTGGTACCCTCTCAGATCAACCACCTGCTGACCGTGTACCAAGGGCAACTCAGTGCCGAGCCAGCGGCCAAACCCGCGCAGAACTTTATGCTGGACGCAGCGTATCCGAATCCCTTCAACGCATCGACAAACATCCGGTACAGTCTGCCGGCGGCAGGCTACGTGCGGCTTGCAGTCTATGATGTGCTGGGGCGGCATATTGCGGATTTGGTAAACTCCAGCGTCAGCGCCGGAGAGCACCGCGCGATGTGGAATCCGGTCAACGTGGCCAGCGGGGTGTATGTGGTGAGGCTGCAGGCGGCAGACCAGATCGCCCAACAGAAGGTGCTGTTGCTGAAATAG
- the coxB gene encoding cytochrome c oxidase subunit II: protein MRKYLFPLTSLAMLAACGAALADAPITNWLQNPVTPLAEAVRADFWNNFWLTLPFLLIPQIVLVLVIFKFRASLGHAAATWHENPKLEFVWTAIPVLTLILVAIPAYSVLVKMEVPPKSDLVVEVIGHQFFWEYRYPRYGVIISNEPLVVPANKVVTINATSVDVIHAWWVPAFGVKQDANPGRISHAWFSAREGRYKGQCAELCGTLHGEMLIDVNVLPQADFDNWIKARMPADTTGASATSTSREP, encoded by the coding sequence ATGAGAAAGTACCTTTTCCCACTTACGTCTCTGGCGATGCTGGCGGCCTGCGGCGCGGCACTGGCCGATGCGCCGATCACCAACTGGCTGCAGAATCCGGTGACGCCGTTGGCAGAGGCAGTGCGGGCGGACTTTTGGAACAACTTCTGGCTCACTCTGCCTTTTTTGCTAATTCCGCAGATAGTGCTGGTACTGGTGATCTTCAAGTTCCGGGCCTCGCTCGGGCATGCGGCGGCCACATGGCACGAGAATCCGAAACTGGAGTTCGTGTGGACCGCGATTCCGGTGTTGACCTTGATTCTGGTGGCGATCCCGGCTTACTCTGTGCTGGTGAAGATGGAAGTGCCGCCGAAAAGCGACCTCGTCGTGGAGGTGATCGGCCACCAGTTCTTCTGGGAATACCGTTATCCGCGCTATGGGGTGATCATCTCAAATGAGCCGCTGGTGGTTCCGGCGAATAAAGTGGTGACGATCAACGCGACCAGCGTAGACGTGATTCACGCGTGGTGGGTGCCCGCATTCGGCGTCAAGCAGGATGCCAATCCGGGGCGGATTTCCCACGCCTGGTTTAGTGCGCGGGAAGGCCGCTACAAGGGGCAGTGCGCCGAACTGTGCGGCACGCTGCACGGCGAGATGCTGATTGATGTGAACGTCCTTCCGCAAGCAGATTTCGACAACTGGATCAAAGCGCGGATGCCCGCCGATACGACCGGAGCGTCCGCAACCTCAACCTCGAGGGAACCATAG